A DNA window from Bacillus andreraoultii contains the following coding sequences:
- a CDS encoding daunorubicin resistance protein DrrA family ABC transporter ATP-binding protein, with the protein MLEVTDLSKKFKGITAVQGVNMYLEKGEIVGLLGPNGAGKSTTISMLSSLIVPTSGDVRLLNENIIKRPEKIRQILGVVPQEIALYSDLTAEENLQFFGQIYGLRGQKLKNRIAEVLEQIGLTDRQKHLVKTYSGGMKRRLNIGIALLHNPEIIIMDEPTVGIDPQSRNYILETVKRLNREQGMTVLYTSHYMEEVEFLCDRIYIMDQGNIIASGTKQELKNILSSENTIIMKVERMNEEFIRVLRQDTNIRQVQVQDQSLTLIVPKEYNLFRALTHYAEETNANLISIEVKTPTLEDVFLHLTGRALRN; encoded by the coding sequence ATGTTAGAGGTAACTGATTTATCAAAAAAGTTTAAAGGTATAACGGCTGTTCAAGGAGTAAACATGTATTTGGAAAAAGGAGAAATTGTTGGCCTGCTCGGACCGAATGGTGCGGGAAAGTCGACAACGATTTCAATGCTTTCTTCGCTCATTGTTCCTACTTCTGGTGATGTTCGCCTATTAAATGAAAATATTATTAAAAGGCCGGAAAAAATCCGCCAAATACTTGGTGTTGTTCCACAAGAAATAGCCCTTTACTCAGATTTAACAGCGGAGGAAAATTTGCAATTTTTTGGACAGATTTATGGACTTAGGGGGCAGAAATTGAAAAATAGAATTGCTGAAGTGTTGGAGCAAATCGGTCTAACGGATAGGCAAAAACATCTCGTTAAAACTTATTCCGGTGGGATGAAAAGACGGTTGAATATCGGTATAGCATTACTTCATAATCCTGAAATTATTATCATGGATGAGCCGACTGTAGGCATTGATCCTCAGTCAAGGAATTATATTTTAGAAACGGTGAAGAGGTTGAATCGAGAACAAGGGATGACGGTGTTATATACAAGTCACTATATGGAAGAAGTTGAATTTTTATGTGACCGAATTTACATTATGGATCAAGGTAATATTATCGCATCAGGAACAAAACAAGAATTAAAAAATATCCTATCATCTGAGAACACGATTATCATGAAAGTAGAACGAATGAATGAAGAGTTCATTCGTGTTTTAAGACAAGATACGAATATTCGCCAAGTTCAAGTACAAGACCAATCTCTAACGCTCATCGTTCCAAAGGAGTATAACTTGTTTAGAGCACTAACTCATTATGCTGAAGAAACAAATGCGAATTTAATTTCTATTGAAGTGAAAACACCGACGTTAGAAGATGTTTTCCTTCATCTGACGGGTAGAGCATTAAGAAATTAA